A part of Ziziphus jujuba cultivar Dongzao chromosome 8, ASM3175591v1 genomic DNA contains:
- the LOC132804990 gene encoding uncharacterized mitochondrial protein AtMg00820-like produces MKIFRLKQWMKKLQQVKKNDTWKLVDLPEGKDVIGLKWIYKPKYKEDGTILKYKVRLVAKGYSQQPEINFNKTFAPVARMEIVRTVLALATQMEAPFINWMSNLPSLMENSNRKYMWNNLWATPSKKKKTKSYN; encoded by the coding sequence ATGAAGATATTTAGATTAAAGCAATGGATGAAGAAATTGCAACaagtgaaaaaaaatgatacatgGAAACTAGTGGATCTACCTGAAGgcaaagatgttattggactcaAATGGATCTACAAACCCAAGTACAAAGAAGATGGAACAATTCTAAAGTACAAAGTACGGCTAGTAGCCAAAGGTTATTCGCAACAGCCAGAAATCAACTTCAACAAGACATTCGCACCAGTTGCTCGAATGGAAATTGTTAGAACAGTCCTCGCATTAGCTACTCAAATGGAGGCACCCTTTATCAACTGGATGTCAAATCTGCCTTCCTTAATGGAGAACTCAAATAGGAAGTATATGTGGAACAACCTTTGGGCTACaccatcaaagaaaaagaaaacaaagtcttACAATTAA